One genomic segment of Euwallacea fornicatus isolate EFF26 chromosome 18, ASM4011564v1, whole genome shotgun sequence includes these proteins:
- the Cngl gene encoding uncharacterized protein Cngl isoform X3: MKLSVSAYRAHASAHKKILDTSYNQYYGSTSASHVHQGSNAGPSGFQIDPPAIGPSQVAAVVQGGHGSHLIVSALGGDEGSSDDGNTPLHSPRSHNTSREEDDSSNANESGDCKSPNQRTKSNQRWMKLRTTVQISSAISAKKPPLKREDSFLKRFSSRQIPEAQETVEDTGSEGCAGDNRSAPRRRRKRLRQPRTVVNPDSNFYFYWLFVLTICVLYNMWTLIVRQSFPELQEMISTFWLTCDSISDLAFLIDLAVQFRTGYLEQGLMVYDSKKLACHYLRSRAFLLDLTALCPVDLLQLRFGPNPLLRCPRFLKVYRAVNYYYMVESRTIWPNLWRVVNLIHILLILAHWFGCFYFLLSEAEGFQGDWVYPYRPGDYATLTRKYLGSLYWSTLTLTTIGDLPTPETNAEKTDSVDGPRSLPRRGVKSRLLQFNTSNGYIFTIVSYLIGVFIFATIVGQVGNVITNRNANRLEFERLLDGAKTYMRHHKVPGGMKRRVLRWYDYSWSRGRIQGGGDINTALGLLPDKLKTELALHVNLSVLKKVTIFQECQPEFLRDLVLKMKAYIFTPGDSICRKGEVAREMFIIADGILEVISETGKVLTTMKAGDFFGEIGILNLDGLNKRTADVRSVGYSELFSLSREDVLAAMKDYPEAQEILQALGRKRLMEVKASAKHPPHHKGDHHNHGHDKGLVDKIKSEAKGLKNVLRKSRTHYRRSNESLELQPLQPHGVNSSNGNGASKGTLKRMSRVKSHDLSQDHAEPEKGDRKESIAPEHERSHTISPLGAGLPLLQRLRLLKEKQDNEEKSNGGQTQTSPLLSPQSNAIKSPPSIVEETSLTEEGPIGAGLPLLQRILMLKAKEEKATKAAKTGVGGHKPLLSSIKQSMASVSQPASPTPTSAQNLVTSRASFSGPTKNALAAVPAKLLSTKISFRDRIKLHTTAKEKDPSIKDSLLKEGEPPAVAEQPPELIVPNTQPSSTSISEHPVHISDNISEKTSDSKEISDTSTELTKRLTSTESTDKNAAHWSKLKRAAISKDVEGGGGGQSKDSVDVPVVKVAKEDGGERKSGVILTRKTKHYRFIHEKLREVASVPAEPHKYRYGSIDDLSPEYGPLPFVKKLKILNERQKLEELEIAMKTRSFSLDIPESQSETSETLTRSQSEGSSVHQQQNQRSSKQFLTAPLTSSPLHSSNESNETPERRNLRSILKKLSEDTKERDRDKTEVVIEDSSPEGKPTKMDPSEFKRLMRAPTIEGYAARHSKLSKSVTFNRDTLQSPPNSANTVLGTPQSLFPFVNSPTDNGLDVREKEKLTELERCGIQLVPNKMNNQVKLIKASLEDEQKYFADILLAIKQVMSAHLLEMQQKFQERFDRLEEELRNKNDLIQQLKEHICKLENLDEDSLTDSLDTIISKDKQSWEDPTHEEEEELQDLPQPINAWSSSRSNSIVLNIDSTTDTDSDNADGETSENDPTDCESGDGDVDQFENSSSNWEIELLAAQIRERRAASLDHSIDRPPIRNRFLRGSSTDGND, encoded by the exons ATCGACCCCCCTGCGATCGGGCCGTCCCAGGTAGCAGCGGTCGTTCAAGGGGGCCATGGGAGTCACCTAATAGTCAGCGCGCTCGGGGGAGACGAAGGAAGCTCCGACGACGGAAATACACCTCTGCACAGCCCCAGATCGCATAATACCAGTAGAGAGGAGGATGACAGTTCTAATGCTAATGAGAGCGGAGATTGCAAGAGCCCTAATCAAAG AACGAAGTCAAATCAAAGATGGATGAAGCTTCGCACCACCGTGCAAATATCTTCGGCAATATCAGCTAAG aagcCTCCGCTGAAAAGGGAGGACTCGTTCCTGAAGCGATTCTCCAGCAGGCAGATACCGGAAGCTCAGGAAACAGTGGAGGACACCGGCAGCGAGGGTTGCGCAG GTGACAATAGATCAGCCCCACGTCGAAGAAGGAAGCGATTGCGTCAACCACGAACTGTAGTGAACCCAGACtcgaacttttatttttattggttgTTTGTATTAACGATTTGTGTGTTATACAATATGTGGACTTTAATTGTTAGACAGAGCTTTCCTGAACTGCAG GAAATGATCTCCACTTTTTGGCTCACCTGTGATTCTATAAGTGACTTGgcttttttaatagatttggCTGTACAGTTTAGGACTGGATATTTAGAACAAG GTCTAATGGTATATGATTCTAAAAAATTAGCCTGTCATTACCTTCGTTCACGTGCCTTTTTACTGGACCTGACTGCGCTGTGTCCAGTAGACTTACTTCAGCTCAGGTTTGGCCCGAACCCGTTGCTGAGGTGTCctagatttttaaaa gTATACAGGGCTGTCAACTATTATTATATGGTAGAGTCTCGAACGATATGGCCGAATTTATGGAGGGTGGTCAACCTCATCCACATTCTCCTAATCCTTGCTCATTGGTTcggttgtttttattttttattatcagaaGCGGAGGGTTTCCAG GGCGATTGGGTGTACCCCTACCGGCCTGGGGACTACGCGACGCTAACCAGAAAATATTTGGGTTCGTTATACTGGTCCACTCTAACCTTAACTACAATAGGAGACCTGCCTACGCCTGAAACAAATGCAGA AAAGACGGATTCAGTGGACGGCCCTCGGTCGCTGCCGCGCAGAGGGGTAAAATCTCGTCTACTGCAGTTCAACACCAGTAACGG GTATATCTTTACAATAGTTAGCTACCTAATAGGAGTTTTCATCTTTGCCACGATCGTCGGCCAAGTGGGAAATGTGATAACAAACCGCAACGCCAACCGACTAGAGTTTGAGAGATTGCTGGATGGTGCCAAAACCTACATGCGACACCACAAA GTGCCGGGTGGCATGAAAAGAAGAGTTCTCCGATGGTACGACTACTCTTGGTCGAGGGGGCGGATACAAGGGGGTGGCGATATCAACACAGCCTTAGGCCTACTACCAGACAAGCTGAAAACGGAATTAGCACTTCATGTCAATTTAAGTGTGCTCAAGAAA GTAACCATATTCCAAGAATGCCAGCCAGAGTTCCTTCGTGATTTGGTGCTAAAAATGAAGGCGTACATTTTCACTCCCGGCGATTCCATATGCAGGAAAGGAGAAGTGGCTCGTGAAATGTTTATTATAGCAGACGGGATTTTAGAAGTAATAAGCGAAACGGGAAAGGTGCTCACCACGATGAAAGCCGGCGATTTTTTCGGCGAAATTGGGATCCTTAATTTGGACGGCTTGAATAA ACGAACTGCCGATGTTCGATCAGTAGGCTACTCAGAGCTGTTCTCCCTATCCAGGGAAGACGTTCTAGCAGCCATGAAAGATTACCCAGAAGCCCAAGAAATCCTCCAGGCTTTAGGGCGAAAACGACTAATGGAG GTTAAAGCCAGTGCCAAGCACCCTCCACACCACAAAGGTGATCACCACAACCATGGACACGACAAGGGGTTAgtggataaaataaaaagcgaAGCGAAG GGGTTGAAGAATGTGCTAAGAAAATCGCGCACACATTACCGAAGGTCTAATGAAAGTTTGGAGCTGCAACCCTTGCAGCCCCATGGGGTGAATTCGAGCAATGGCAACGGAGCTTCTAAGGGCACTTTAAAGAGAATGTCTAG GGTAAAATCTCATGACCTGAGTCAAGACCACGCAGAGCCAGAAAAAGGGGATAGAAAAGAAAGTATTGCTCCTGAGCATGAAAGATCTCACACCATCTCCCCTTTAGGGGCTGGATTGCCATTATTACAAAGATTAAG GCTTTTGAAAGAGAAACAGGACAACGAAGAGAAAAGCAACGGAGGTCAAACGCAGACTTCTCCCCTTTTGTCTCCCCAATCCAATGCTATTAAATCGCCCCCTTCCATCGTAGAAGAGACTTCTTTAACGGAAGAAGGGCCTATTGGTGCAGGGTTGCCACTTCTTCAGCGCATCCTCATGCTGAAGGCTAAGGAGGAGAAAGCGACTAAGGCTGCCAAAACTGGGGTTGGAGGGCACAAACCTCTTTTAAGTAGCATTAAAC AAAGTATGGCGTCTGTTAGTCAACCGGCTTCACCCACCCCAACTAGCGCCCAAAATTTAGTGACGTCGAGGGCGTCGTTTTCGGGGCCCACGAAGAATGCCTTAGCAGCTGTTCCAGCCAAATTACTTAGTACTAAGATATCATTTAG AGATAGAATAAAACTGCACACAACCGCCAAAGAAAAAGACCCCAGTATCAAAGACTCGCTCCTGAAAGAGGGCGAGCCTCCAGCAGTCGCGGAACAACCTCCGGAATTAATCGTGCCAAATACGCAACCGTCCAGTACCTCGATAagcgaacaccctgtacatattaGCGACAATATTAGTGAGAAAACTAGCGATAGTAAGGAAATCAGCGACACTTCCACGGAATTGACGAAAAGACTGACCAGTACCGAGAGTACGGACAAAAACGCGGCTCATTGGTCGAAATTGAAAAGAGCGGCCATTTCCAAAGATGTGGAAGGAGGTGGTGGCGGACAGAGCAAAGATAGTGTGGACGTGCCTGTGGTCAAAGTTGCCAAGGAGGATGGAGGGGAGAGGAAATCAGGAGTGATTTTGACGAGAAAAACCAAGCACTATAG atTTATACATGAAAAACTGCGAGAAGTGGCATCAGTTCCAGCAGAGCCTCATAAATATCGCTATGG GTCAATAGATGATTTATCTCCGGAATACGGGCCGCTCCCCTTCGTCAAAAAGCTGAAAATCCTCAACGAACGCCAGAAGCTGGAAGAGTTGGAAATAGCTATGAAGACTCGCAGTTTTTCCTTGGATATCCCCGAGAGCCAAAGCGAGACCAGTGAAACCTTAACTCG GTCCCAATCTGAAGGCTCTTCAGTTCATCAGCAACAAAACCAACGAAGcagcaaacaatttttaactgcGCCTTTAACTTCTTCACCCCTGCACTCTTCCAACGAGTCTAACGAAACACCAGAACGAAGAAATCTGaggtcaattttgaaaaaattgtctgAGGACACGAAGGAGAGGGACAGAGACAAAACTGAAGTAGTGATTGAAGATTCATCTCCTGAAGGAAAACCCACTAAGATGGATCCCAGCGAATTCAAGAG ATTAATGAGGGCTCCCACAATTGAAGGATATGCAGCCAGACATAGTAAACTGTCGAAAAGTGTGACTTTCAATAGGGATACCCTGCAAAGCCCTCCGAATAGTGCCAACACGGTTCTGGGCACGCCTCAAAGTTTGTTTCCCTTCGTGAATTCACCCACTGATAATGGGCTGGATGTCAGAGAAAAG GAAAAGCTCACAGAGCTGGAGAGATGCGGAATTCAACTAGTGCCTAACAAGATGAATAATCAAGTGAAGCTAATAAAAG CTTCATTGGAGGACGAACAAAAGTACTTTGCCGATATTTTATTAGCGATAAAGCAGGTGATGAGTGCCCATTTGCTCGAAATGCAGCAGAAGTTTCAGGAACGCTTTGATCGATTGGAAGAAGAGTTGAGAAACAAAAACGACTTAATTCAACAACTGAAAGAACATATCTGTAAATTAGAAAACCTAGATGAGGATTCCTTAACG GATTCCCTGGACACAATTATCAGCAAAGACAAGCAATCCTGGGAGGACCCAACCCACGAAGAAGAAGAGGAGCTGCAAGACTTGCCCCAACCCATTAACGCGTGGTCTTCAAGTCGGTCTAATAGTATTGTTCTCAATATTGATTCTACCACAG ATACAGACTCGGACAATGCAGATGGGGAAACATCAGAAAATGACCCCACCGACTGTGAGTCAGGCGACGGTGACGTGGATCAATTTGAGAACTCGAGCTCAAATTGGGAAATTGAGTTGCTCGCGGCTCAGATTAGGGAAAGAAGAGCTGCAAGTTTGGACCATAGCATTGACAGACCTCCAATACGAAATAG atttttaagGGGTTCCAGTACGGATGGAAACGATTGA
- the Cngl gene encoding uncharacterized protein Cngl isoform X4 has product MKLSVSAYRAHASAHKKILDTSYNQYYGSTSASHVHQGSNAGPSGFQIDPPAIGPSQVAAVVQGGHGSHLIVSALGGDEGSSDDGNTPLHSPRSHNTSREEDDSSNANESGDCKSPNQRTKSNQRWMKLRTTVQISSAISAKKPPLKREDSFLKRFSSRQIPEAQETVEDTGSEGCAGDNRSAPRRRRKRLRQPRTVVNPDSNFYFYWLFVLTICVLYNMWTLIVRQSFPELQEMISTFWLTCDSISDLAFLIDLAVQFRTGYLEQGLMVYDSKKLACHYLRSRAFLLDLTALCPVDLLQLRFGPNPLLRCPRFLKVYRAVNYYYMVESRTIWPNLWRVVNLIHILLILAHWFGCFYFLLSEAEGFQGDWVYPYRPGDYATLTRKYLGSLYWSTLTLTTIGDLPTPETNAEKTDSVDGPRSLPRRGVKSRLLQFNTSNGYIFTIVSYLIGVFIFATIVGQVGNVITNRNANRLEFERLLDGAKTYMRHHKVPGGMKRRVLRWYDYSWSRGRIQGGGDINTALGLLPDKLKTELALHVNLSVLKKVTIFQECQPEFLRDLVLKMKAYIFTPGDSICRKGEVAREMFIIADGILEVISETGKVLTTMKAGDFFGEIGILNLDGLNKRTADVRSVGYSELFSLSREDVLAAMKDYPEAQEILQALGRKRLMEVKASAKHPPHHKGDHHNHGHDKGLVDKIKSEAKGLKNVLRKSRTHYRRSNESLELQPLQPHGVNSSNGNGASKGTLKRMSRVKSHDLSQDHAEPEKGDRKESIAPEHERSHTISPLGAGLPLLQRLRLLKEKQDNEEKSNGGQTQTSPLLSPQSNAIKSPPSIVEETSLTEEGPIGAGLPLLQRILMLKAKEEKATKAAKTGVGGHKPLLSSIKQSMASVSQPASPTPTSAQNLVTSRASFSGPTKNALAAVPAKLLSTKISFRDRIKLHTTAKEKDPSIKDSLLKEGEPPAVAEQPPELIVPNTQPSSTSISEHPVHISDNISEKTSDSKEISDTSTELTKRLTSTESTDKNAAHWSKLKRAAISKDVEGGGGGQSKDSVDVPVVKVAKEDGGERKSGVILTRKTKHYRSIDDLSPEYGPLPFVKKLKILNERQKLEELEIAMKTRSFSLDIPESQSETSETLTRSQSEGSSVHQQQNQRSSKQFLTAPLTSSPLHSSNESNETPERRNLRSILKKLSEDTKERDRDKTEVVIEDSSPEGKPTKMDPSEFKRLMRAPTIEGYAARHSKLSKSVTFNRDTLQSPPNSANTVLGTPQSLFPFVNSPTDNGLDVREKEKLTELERCGIQLVPNKMNNQVKLIKASLEDEQKYFADILLAIKQVMSAHLLEMQQKFQERFDRLEEELRNKNDLIQQLKEHICKLENLDEDSLTDSLDTIISKDKQSWEDPTHEEEEELQDLPQPINAWSSSRSNSIVLNIDSTTDTDSDNADGETSENDPTDCESGDGDVDQFENSSSNWEIELLAAQIRERRAASLDHSIDRPPIRNRFLRGSSTDGND; this is encoded by the exons ATCGACCCCCCTGCGATCGGGCCGTCCCAGGTAGCAGCGGTCGTTCAAGGGGGCCATGGGAGTCACCTAATAGTCAGCGCGCTCGGGGGAGACGAAGGAAGCTCCGACGACGGAAATACACCTCTGCACAGCCCCAGATCGCATAATACCAGTAGAGAGGAGGATGACAGTTCTAATGCTAATGAGAGCGGAGATTGCAAGAGCCCTAATCAAAG AACGAAGTCAAATCAAAGATGGATGAAGCTTCGCACCACCGTGCAAATATCTTCGGCAATATCAGCTAAG aagcCTCCGCTGAAAAGGGAGGACTCGTTCCTGAAGCGATTCTCCAGCAGGCAGATACCGGAAGCTCAGGAAACAGTGGAGGACACCGGCAGCGAGGGTTGCGCAG GTGACAATAGATCAGCCCCACGTCGAAGAAGGAAGCGATTGCGTCAACCACGAACTGTAGTGAACCCAGACtcgaacttttatttttattggttgTTTGTATTAACGATTTGTGTGTTATACAATATGTGGACTTTAATTGTTAGACAGAGCTTTCCTGAACTGCAG GAAATGATCTCCACTTTTTGGCTCACCTGTGATTCTATAAGTGACTTGgcttttttaatagatttggCTGTACAGTTTAGGACTGGATATTTAGAACAAG GTCTAATGGTATATGATTCTAAAAAATTAGCCTGTCATTACCTTCGTTCACGTGCCTTTTTACTGGACCTGACTGCGCTGTGTCCAGTAGACTTACTTCAGCTCAGGTTTGGCCCGAACCCGTTGCTGAGGTGTCctagatttttaaaa gTATACAGGGCTGTCAACTATTATTATATGGTAGAGTCTCGAACGATATGGCCGAATTTATGGAGGGTGGTCAACCTCATCCACATTCTCCTAATCCTTGCTCATTGGTTcggttgtttttattttttattatcagaaGCGGAGGGTTTCCAG GGCGATTGGGTGTACCCCTACCGGCCTGGGGACTACGCGACGCTAACCAGAAAATATTTGGGTTCGTTATACTGGTCCACTCTAACCTTAACTACAATAGGAGACCTGCCTACGCCTGAAACAAATGCAGA AAAGACGGATTCAGTGGACGGCCCTCGGTCGCTGCCGCGCAGAGGGGTAAAATCTCGTCTACTGCAGTTCAACACCAGTAACGG GTATATCTTTACAATAGTTAGCTACCTAATAGGAGTTTTCATCTTTGCCACGATCGTCGGCCAAGTGGGAAATGTGATAACAAACCGCAACGCCAACCGACTAGAGTTTGAGAGATTGCTGGATGGTGCCAAAACCTACATGCGACACCACAAA GTGCCGGGTGGCATGAAAAGAAGAGTTCTCCGATGGTACGACTACTCTTGGTCGAGGGGGCGGATACAAGGGGGTGGCGATATCAACACAGCCTTAGGCCTACTACCAGACAAGCTGAAAACGGAATTAGCACTTCATGTCAATTTAAGTGTGCTCAAGAAA GTAACCATATTCCAAGAATGCCAGCCAGAGTTCCTTCGTGATTTGGTGCTAAAAATGAAGGCGTACATTTTCACTCCCGGCGATTCCATATGCAGGAAAGGAGAAGTGGCTCGTGAAATGTTTATTATAGCAGACGGGATTTTAGAAGTAATAAGCGAAACGGGAAAGGTGCTCACCACGATGAAAGCCGGCGATTTTTTCGGCGAAATTGGGATCCTTAATTTGGACGGCTTGAATAA ACGAACTGCCGATGTTCGATCAGTAGGCTACTCAGAGCTGTTCTCCCTATCCAGGGAAGACGTTCTAGCAGCCATGAAAGATTACCCAGAAGCCCAAGAAATCCTCCAGGCTTTAGGGCGAAAACGACTAATGGAG GTTAAAGCCAGTGCCAAGCACCCTCCACACCACAAAGGTGATCACCACAACCATGGACACGACAAGGGGTTAgtggataaaataaaaagcgaAGCGAAG GGGTTGAAGAATGTGCTAAGAAAATCGCGCACACATTACCGAAGGTCTAATGAAAGTTTGGAGCTGCAACCCTTGCAGCCCCATGGGGTGAATTCGAGCAATGGCAACGGAGCTTCTAAGGGCACTTTAAAGAGAATGTCTAG GGTAAAATCTCATGACCTGAGTCAAGACCACGCAGAGCCAGAAAAAGGGGATAGAAAAGAAAGTATTGCTCCTGAGCATGAAAGATCTCACACCATCTCCCCTTTAGGGGCTGGATTGCCATTATTACAAAGATTAAG GCTTTTGAAAGAGAAACAGGACAACGAAGAGAAAAGCAACGGAGGTCAAACGCAGACTTCTCCCCTTTTGTCTCCCCAATCCAATGCTATTAAATCGCCCCCTTCCATCGTAGAAGAGACTTCTTTAACGGAAGAAGGGCCTATTGGTGCAGGGTTGCCACTTCTTCAGCGCATCCTCATGCTGAAGGCTAAGGAGGAGAAAGCGACTAAGGCTGCCAAAACTGGGGTTGGAGGGCACAAACCTCTTTTAAGTAGCATTAAAC AAAGTATGGCGTCTGTTAGTCAACCGGCTTCACCCACCCCAACTAGCGCCCAAAATTTAGTGACGTCGAGGGCGTCGTTTTCGGGGCCCACGAAGAATGCCTTAGCAGCTGTTCCAGCCAAATTACTTAGTACTAAGATATCATTTAG AGATAGAATAAAACTGCACACAACCGCCAAAGAAAAAGACCCCAGTATCAAAGACTCGCTCCTGAAAGAGGGCGAGCCTCCAGCAGTCGCGGAACAACCTCCGGAATTAATCGTGCCAAATACGCAACCGTCCAGTACCTCGATAagcgaacaccctgtacatattaGCGACAATATTAGTGAGAAAACTAGCGATAGTAAGGAAATCAGCGACACTTCCACGGAATTGACGAAAAGACTGACCAGTACCGAGAGTACGGACAAAAACGCGGCTCATTGGTCGAAATTGAAAAGAGCGGCCATTTCCAAAGATGTGGAAGGAGGTGGTGGCGGACAGAGCAAAGATAGTGTGGACGTGCCTGTGGTCAAAGTTGCCAAGGAGGATGGAGGGGAGAGGAAATCAGGAGTGATTTTGACGAGAAAAACCAAGCACTATAG GTCAATAGATGATTTATCTCCGGAATACGGGCCGCTCCCCTTCGTCAAAAAGCTGAAAATCCTCAACGAACGCCAGAAGCTGGAAGAGTTGGAAATAGCTATGAAGACTCGCAGTTTTTCCTTGGATATCCCCGAGAGCCAAAGCGAGACCAGTGAAACCTTAACTCG GTCCCAATCTGAAGGCTCTTCAGTTCATCAGCAACAAAACCAACGAAGcagcaaacaatttttaactgcGCCTTTAACTTCTTCACCCCTGCACTCTTCCAACGAGTCTAACGAAACACCAGAACGAAGAAATCTGaggtcaattttgaaaaaattgtctgAGGACACGAAGGAGAGGGACAGAGACAAAACTGAAGTAGTGATTGAAGATTCATCTCCTGAAGGAAAACCCACTAAGATGGATCCCAGCGAATTCAAGAG ATTAATGAGGGCTCCCACAATTGAAGGATATGCAGCCAGACATAGTAAACTGTCGAAAAGTGTGACTTTCAATAGGGATACCCTGCAAAGCCCTCCGAATAGTGCCAACACGGTTCTGGGCACGCCTCAAAGTTTGTTTCCCTTCGTGAATTCACCCACTGATAATGGGCTGGATGTCAGAGAAAAG GAAAAGCTCACAGAGCTGGAGAGATGCGGAATTCAACTAGTGCCTAACAAGATGAATAATCAAGTGAAGCTAATAAAAG CTTCATTGGAGGACGAACAAAAGTACTTTGCCGATATTTTATTAGCGATAAAGCAGGTGATGAGTGCCCATTTGCTCGAAATGCAGCAGAAGTTTCAGGAACGCTTTGATCGATTGGAAGAAGAGTTGAGAAACAAAAACGACTTAATTCAACAACTGAAAGAACATATCTGTAAATTAGAAAACCTAGATGAGGATTCCTTAACG GATTCCCTGGACACAATTATCAGCAAAGACAAGCAATCCTGGGAGGACCCAACCCACGAAGAAGAAGAGGAGCTGCAAGACTTGCCCCAACCCATTAACGCGTGGTCTTCAAGTCGGTCTAATAGTATTGTTCTCAATATTGATTCTACCACAG ATACAGACTCGGACAATGCAGATGGGGAAACATCAGAAAATGACCCCACCGACTGTGAGTCAGGCGACGGTGACGTGGATCAATTTGAGAACTCGAGCTCAAATTGGGAAATTGAGTTGCTCGCGGCTCAGATTAGGGAAAGAAGAGCTGCAAGTTTGGACCATAGCATTGACAGACCTCCAATACGAAATAG atttttaagGGGTTCCAGTACGGATGGAAACGATTGA